In Rubrivirga marina, the following are encoded in one genomic region:
- the hisG gene encoding ATP phosphoribosyltransferase, translating into MSTQTTTAPSNAETDGETQVLRLGLPKGSLQESTFDLLEKAGYGFSVRSRSYFPSIDDEELTAMLVRAQEMGKYVADGVFDAGITGLDWIAETGADVHVVADLIYSKASMRPVRWVLAVPDDSDIHSVQDLEGKRIATEVVGLTNRWLAEHGVSADVEFSWGATEVKAPDLVDAIVEVTETGNSLRANKLRIVEVLLSSNTQLVANKDAWEDPWKREKIENLALLLEGAIRAEGKVGLKLNVRRDDLQSIVETLPALRNPTISPLFSDEWVAVETIIEERQVRRLIPELKRLGAEGLIEYPLNKMIP; encoded by the coding sequence ATGTCCACACAGACCACCACCGCTCCCTCGAACGCCGAGACCGACGGCGAGACCCAGGTCCTCCGCCTCGGCCTGCCGAAGGGGAGCCTCCAGGAGTCCACGTTCGACCTGCTCGAGAAGGCCGGCTACGGCTTCTCGGTCCGCTCCCGGAGCTACTTCCCGTCGATCGACGACGAGGAGCTCACGGCCATGCTCGTCCGCGCCCAGGAGATGGGCAAGTACGTCGCCGACGGCGTGTTCGACGCCGGGATCACCGGGCTCGACTGGATCGCCGAGACCGGCGCCGACGTCCACGTTGTGGCCGACCTCATCTACTCGAAGGCGTCGATGCGGCCGGTCCGCTGGGTGCTGGCGGTCCCGGATGACTCCGACATCCACTCCGTCCAGGACCTCGAAGGCAAGCGGATCGCGACCGAGGTCGTCGGCCTCACGAACCGGTGGCTCGCCGAGCACGGCGTCTCGGCCGACGTCGAGTTCTCGTGGGGCGCCACCGAGGTCAAGGCGCCCGACCTGGTCGACGCCATCGTCGAGGTGACCGAGACCGGCAACTCGCTCCGCGCCAACAAGCTGCGGATCGTCGAGGTGCTGCTGAGCTCGAACACCCAGCTCGTCGCCAACAAGGACGCCTGGGAGGACCCGTGGAAGCGGGAGAAGATCGAGAACCTCGCCCTCCTCCTCGAGGGCGCCATCCGCGCCGAGGGGAAGGTCGGCCTCAAGCTGAACGTCCGCCGCGACGACCTCCAGTCGATCGTCGAGACGCTCCCGGCCCTCCGGAACCCGACGATCTCGCCGCTCTTCTCGGACGAGTGGGTCGCCGTCGAGACGATCATCGAGGAGCGCCAGGTCCGCCGGCTCATCCCGGAGCTCAAGCGGCTCGGCGCCGAGGGCCTCATCGAGTACCCGCTCAACAAGATGATCCCCTAG
- a CDS encoding DUF4837 family protein: MTRALPLLSVLLVGLAVAGCEDPITGPPEARGDTETVIVVTDSVTWNGPVGDALRAELAQPIATLPNNQGAFKLRLQPLTSRSFEYLKMQPHLVFAAPVDAEGEIGEFIRARVGEGNLAAVRSGEAAAVNLREDLWANNQLVTIATAATDSALARQIVESGPELRAAYNRLARERTIGEMFSRLAQTDLEQELLDDQGYRVKIQYDYVQVQDTTAEAGDLEGSFVRYRRVLSDTWRDFFVFSVDGVEALPPPERIDEITDDLLEQFALGSYDSSFVQLDDQRPTTRDSTEIAGRPAQEQRGLWYMTNDVMGGSYVRYAFRDEATDRLYIYYGMTFAPDRTLDKREFLRQMEAVAYTFRTAADLRAEAGT; encoded by the coding sequence ATGACCCGAGCTCTCCCCCTGCTGTCCGTCCTCCTCGTCGGTCTCGCCGTCGCGGGCTGCGAGGACCCGATCACCGGCCCGCCCGAAGCCCGCGGCGACACCGAGACGGTCATCGTCGTGACCGACAGCGTGACCTGGAACGGCCCCGTGGGCGACGCGCTCCGCGCCGAGCTGGCGCAGCCGATCGCCACGCTCCCGAACAACCAGGGCGCGTTCAAGCTCCGGCTCCAGCCGCTCACGTCGCGGTCGTTCGAGTACCTCAAGATGCAGCCCCACCTCGTGTTCGCGGCACCGGTCGACGCCGAGGGCGAGATCGGCGAGTTCATCCGCGCGCGCGTCGGCGAGGGCAACCTCGCGGCCGTCCGCTCCGGGGAGGCCGCGGCCGTCAACCTCCGCGAGGACCTCTGGGCGAACAACCAGCTCGTGACGATCGCGACGGCGGCGACGGACAGCGCGCTCGCGCGGCAGATCGTCGAGAGCGGGCCCGAGCTCCGCGCCGCCTACAACCGCCTCGCCCGTGAGCGGACCATCGGCGAGATGTTCTCGCGCCTTGCACAGACCGACCTCGAGCAGGAGCTCCTCGACGACCAGGGCTACCGGGTCAAGATCCAGTACGACTACGTCCAGGTCCAGGACACGACCGCCGAGGCGGGCGACCTCGAGGGCAGCTTCGTCCGCTACCGGCGCGTCCTCTCCGACACGTGGCGCGACTTCTTCGTGTTCTCGGTCGACGGCGTCGAGGCCCTCCCGCCGCCTGAGCGGATCGACGAGATCACGGACGACCTCCTGGAGCAGTTCGCCCTCGGCAGCTACGACAGCTCGTTCGTCCAGCTCGACGACCAGCGCCCGACGACGCGCGACTCCACCGAGATCGCCGGCCGGCCGGCCCAGGAACAGCGCGGCCTCTGGTACATGACGAACGACGTCATGGGCGGCTCGTACGTCCGCTACGCCTTCCGCGATGAGGCGACGGACCGCCTCTACATCTACTACGGGATGACGTTCGCGCCCGACCGGACGCTCGACAAGCGCGAGTTCCTCCGCCAGATGGAGGCCGTCGCCTACACCTTCCGCACCGCCGCCGACCTCCGGGCCGAGGCCGGCACCTAG
- the trpA gene encoding tryptophan synthase subunit alpha produces the protein MTRLRAHLDGLRQRGETAMGLFLTAGFPAPGATLGILRTVDDAGADFIELGMPFSDPVAEGLPIQMASERALRQGASMAGTFETAAAFRAKSDTPLVLMGYANPVFRYGVGDFCADAASSGVDGLILPDVPPEEAGEIEGAAAEHGLSITHLIAPNTSDARVRLVDDRSTGFVYAVSVTGLTGSGLGDDDATDAYLAHARGLVEQPLLVGFGIKSHADAERLTRHTDGFIVGSALIREAERLWDDGDLTDSERLADIGDWARALKTGAPEPS, from the coding sequence ATGACGCGACTCCGCGCCCACCTAGACGGTCTCCGCCAGCGCGGCGAGACGGCCATGGGCCTCTTCCTGACCGCCGGCTTCCCCGCGCCCGGCGCGACGCTCGGCATCCTCCGCACCGTCGACGACGCCGGGGCCGACTTCATCGAGCTCGGGATGCCGTTTTCCGATCCCGTTGCCGAGGGCCTCCCGATCCAGATGGCGTCGGAGCGAGCGCTCCGCCAGGGCGCCTCGATGGCCGGCACGTTCGAGACGGCCGCCGCCTTCCGCGCCAAGAGCGACACGCCGCTCGTGCTGATGGGCTACGCGAACCCCGTGTTTCGGTACGGCGTGGGCGACTTCTGCGCCGACGCCGCGTCTTCCGGCGTGGACGGCCTCATCCTGCCCGACGTCCCGCCCGAAGAGGCCGGCGAGATCGAGGGGGCCGCCGCCGAGCACGGCCTCTCCATCACCCACCTCATCGCGCCCAACACCTCCGACGCGCGCGTCCGCCTCGTCGACGACCGCTCGACCGGGTTCGTCTACGCCGTGAGCGTGACGGGCCTGACCGGGTCCGGCCTCGGCGACGACGACGCGACCGACGCCTACCTCGCCCACGCCCGCGGCCTCGTGGAGCAGCCGCTCCTCGTCGGCTTCGGGATCAAGAGCCACGCCGACGCCGAGCGGCTGACGCGCCACACCGACGGGTTCATCGTCGGCAGCGCCCTCATCCGCGAGGCCGAGCGCCTGTGGGACGACGGGGATCTCACCGATTCCGAACGTCTTGCGGACATCGGCGACTGGGCGCGCGCGTTGAAGACCGGAGCCCCCGAGCCCTCATGA
- a CDS encoding GNAT family N-acetyltransferase, with protein sequence MTWTRDDGYEVSDDRGRLDYSAVHGYLSRSYWSPGVPRDVVERAAAGSMPFGLYVPDGAQVGYARVTSDRATFAYLHDVYVLEAHQGRGLGQWLMACVLAHPDLQGLRRWLLTTQDAHAFYERLGWERCPFPERFMTIDHAALYRDPARLDSAPDRTEAGAPDSR encoded by the coding sequence ATGACCTGGACGCGCGACGACGGCTACGAGGTCTCCGACGACCGCGGCCGGCTGGATTATTCGGCCGTTCACGGCTATCTGTCGCGGTCGTACTGGTCACCCGGCGTACCGCGCGACGTCGTCGAGCGCGCGGCGGCCGGCTCGATGCCGTTCGGGCTTTACGTCCCGGACGGCGCCCAGGTCGGCTACGCCCGCGTGACGAGCGACCGCGCCACGTTCGCCTACCTCCACGACGTGTACGTGCTCGAAGCGCATCAGGGCCGCGGCCTCGGCCAGTGGCTGATGGCGTGCGTCCTCGCTCACCCCGACCTCCAGGGCCTCCGCCGCTGGCTCCTCACGACGCAGGACGCCCACGCCTTCTACGAGCGCCTCGGGTGGGAGCGCTGCCCGTTCCCCGAGCGGTTCATGACGATCGACCACGCCGCCCTCTACCGCGACCCCGCCCGCCTCGACTCCGCCCCGGACCGGACCGAGGCGGGCGCCCCCGACTCCCGATGA
- the trpB gene encoding tryptophan synthase subunit beta, which produces MPTTTALPASPVSPPPSLPDARGRFGRFGGAFVPEILQPVLADVREAWEAAKADPEFQAEYRRLLRDYVGRPTPLTRCDRLTERLGGATIYAKREDLCHTGAHKINNAIGQVLLARRMGKERIIAETGAGQHGVATATACALFGIECVVYMGSEDIERQNLNVKRMRLLGAEVRPATSGSQTLKDATNEAFRDWVSNPTTTYYIIGSAIGPHPYPAMVRDLHRVIGEETRAQLKEQTGSETPDAVVACVGGGSNAIGIFAPYVGDADVRLVGVEASGEGLDGRHAATLSKGEPAVFHGTMTYLLQDADGQVEIAHSISAGLDYPGVGPEHAYLKDAGRVEYRTATDAEALDAVRLLSETEGIIPALETAHAIAVLESLAREIGAGGTLVFNCSGRGDKDMATISAHLFDDDSARLGASAAQPTEAG; this is translated from the coding sequence ATGCCCACCACGACCGCACTCCCCGCCTCCCCGGTCTCCCCCCCCCCGTCCCTCCCCGATGCCCGGGGCCGGTTCGGGCGATTCGGCGGGGCGTTCGTGCCCGAGATCCTCCAGCCCGTACTCGCCGACGTCCGCGAGGCATGGGAGGCCGCCAAGGCCGACCCCGAGTTCCAGGCCGAGTACCGGCGCCTCCTCCGCGACTACGTCGGCCGCCCGACCCCGCTGACGCGGTGCGACCGGCTGACGGAGCGCCTCGGCGGGGCGACGATCTACGCCAAGCGCGAGGACCTCTGCCACACCGGCGCGCACAAGATCAACAACGCCATCGGGCAGGTGCTCCTGGCGCGGCGGATGGGCAAGGAGCGGATCATCGCCGAGACCGGCGCCGGCCAGCACGGCGTGGCCACGGCGACGGCCTGCGCGCTCTTCGGGATCGAGTGCGTCGTCTACATGGGATCCGAGGACATCGAGCGGCAGAACCTCAACGTCAAGCGGATGCGGCTGCTCGGCGCCGAGGTCCGCCCCGCGACGTCGGGCAGCCAGACGCTCAAGGACGCGACCAACGAGGCGTTCCGCGACTGGGTCTCGAACCCGACGACGACCTACTACATCATCGGCTCGGCGATCGGGCCGCACCCGTACCCGGCGATGGTCCGCGACCTCCACCGCGTCATCGGCGAGGAGACGCGGGCGCAGCTCAAGGAGCAGACGGGCTCCGAGACGCCCGACGCCGTCGTCGCCTGCGTCGGCGGCGGGTCGAACGCGATCGGCATCTTCGCGCCGTACGTGGGGGACGCGGACGTCCGGCTGGTCGGCGTCGAGGCGAGCGGCGAGGGGCTCGATGGGCGCCATGCGGCGACGCTCTCGAAGGGCGAGCCGGCCGTCTTCCACGGCACGATGACGTACCTCCTGCAAGACGCCGACGGGCAGGTCGAGATCGCGCATTCGATCTCCGCCGGCCTCGACTACCCGGGCGTCGGGCCCGAGCACGCCTACCTCAAGGACGCCGGCCGCGTCGAGTACCGGACGGCGACCGACGCCGAGGCGCTCGACGCCGTCCGGCTTCTGAGCGAAACCGAGGGGATCATCCCGGCGCTCGAGACGGCCCATGCGATCGCCGTGCTCGAATCGCTGGCGCGAGAGATCGGCGCGGGCGGCACGCTCGTGTTCAACTGCTCCGGCCGTGGCGACAAGGACATGGCCACGATCTCGGCCCACCTCTTCGACGACGACTCCGCCCGCCTCGGCGCCTCGGCCGCCCAGCCCACCGAGGCGGGATGA
- a CDS encoding phosphoribosylanthranilate isomerase: MTKVKICGITRLHDARTAAVAGADFLGFIQHEDSPRYVKPDVAKEIIDWVVGPEPVGVFVNKSAEEVNGTCERVGFALAQLHGHEPPEVCAAVDVPVIKAVQVTHDASSEQIRAVVEPYLDVVDFILLDTHHTSLWGGTGESFNWRVARELSAEVDLFLAGGISAENVAEAIQTMRPYAVDLSSSVEESPGVKDLDKLAAFFDAFHAATAG; the protein is encoded by the coding sequence ATGACCAAGGTCAAAATCTGCGGCATCACCCGCCTCCACGACGCCCGCACCGCCGCCGTCGCCGGGGCCGACTTTCTGGGGTTCATCCAGCACGAGGACAGCCCACGCTACGTCAAGCCCGACGTGGCGAAGGAGATCATCGATTGGGTCGTCGGGCCGGAGCCGGTCGGCGTGTTCGTGAACAAGAGCGCCGAGGAGGTGAACGGGACTTGCGAGCGCGTCGGGTTCGCGCTGGCGCAGCTCCATGGGCACGAACCCCCGGAGGTCTGCGCCGCCGTCGATGTGCCGGTCATCAAGGCGGTCCAAGTGACGCACGACGCCTCGTCGGAGCAGATCCGCGCCGTCGTCGAGCCGTACCTGGACGTGGTCGACTTCATCCTGCTCGACACGCACCACACGAGCCTGTGGGGCGGCACGGGCGAGAGCTTCAACTGGCGCGTGGCCCGCGAGCTGTCGGCCGAGGTCGACCTGTTCCTGGCCGGCGGGATCTCGGCCGAGAACGTGGCCGAGGCCATCCAGACGATGCGCCCCTACGCCGTCGACCTCTCGTCGAGCGTCGAGGAGAGCCCCGGCGTCAAGGACCTCGACAAGCTGGCCGCCTTTTTCGACGCCTTCCACGCCGCCACCGCCGGCTGA
- the trpC gene encoding indole-3-glycerol phosphate synthase TrpC, protein MATILDTILDDTRRLVAERKAVTPAAALERRPAFHAPTLSLARALRRPDGPAYIAECKRASPSEGVIRAEYDPAIVARQYKQAAAAALSVLTEPTHFQGSLDHLAAVRHAVDLPLLRKDFVVDAYQLVEARAYGADAVLLIAAALDPAHLGDLLDAARDLDLGVLVEVHDDAEVEALDLDRVDVLGVNSRDLKTFEVDLGRAERIFARLPERIVRVAESGIRDAEAAARLRRAGADAFLVGTHFMRQPDPGRALAALRRETAVALAGQPLPAAP, encoded by the coding sequence ATGGCGACCATCCTCGACACCATCCTCGACGACACGCGCCGGCTCGTGGCCGAGCGGAAGGCGGTCACGCCGGCCGCGGCGCTCGAACGCCGCCCGGCCTTCCACGCGCCGACGCTGTCGCTGGCACGCGCGCTCCGCCGTCCGGACGGCCCCGCCTACATCGCCGAGTGCAAGCGGGCGAGCCCGTCGGAGGGCGTGATCCGGGCGGAGTACGACCCGGCCATCGTCGCGCGCCAGTACAAGCAAGCGGCGGCCGCGGCCCTCTCCGTCCTCACCGAGCCGACGCACTTCCAGGGCTCGCTCGACCACCTCGCCGCCGTCCGCCACGCGGTCGACCTCCCGTTGCTGCGCAAGGACTTCGTGGTCGACGCCTACCAGCTCGTCGAGGCCCGCGCCTACGGCGCCGACGCGGTCTTGCTCATCGCCGCCGCCCTCGACCCCGCCCACCTCGGCGACCTGTTGGACGCGGCCCGCGACCTCGACCTCGGTGTGCTCGTGGAGGTCCACGACGACGCCGAGGTCGAGGCGCTCGACCTCGACCGGGTCGACGTGCTGGGCGTCAACAGCCGCGACCTCAAGACGTTCGAAGTCGACCTCGGCCGCGCCGAGCGGATCTTCGCGCGCCTGCCCGAGCGGATCGTCCGCGTGGCCGAGAGCGGGATCCGCGACGCCGAGGCCGCCGCCCGCCTCCGCCGCGCCGGCGCCGACGCGTTCCTCGTGGGCACCCATTTCATGCGCCAGCCTGACCCCGGCCGCGCCCTCGCCGCCCTCCGCCGCGAGACGGCCGTCGCGCTCGCCGGTCAACCCCTCCCCGCCGCGCCATGA
- the trpD gene encoding anthranilate phosphoribosyltransferase gives MTTLKPILQLVAEGETLSQSQAESAMHVMLSGEAEAAQIAGLLMGLRSRGETLDELVGFTKVMREYAVPVETDLNPIDLCGTGGDHSGTFNISTAASFVAAGAGVPVAKHGNKGVSSSSGSADVLSSLGVRADLDADGVSRCLDEAGIAFLFAPQFHPALRHVGPVRRALGVRTFFNILGPLCNPAAVKRQLVGAFSDGVARMMAQILMRLGSEHVVVVYAHDGLDELSTTSPTTIYQTGSHAFDGGLLEQEVVPERFGLARVSAAALQGGTPEENAEIVRAVLGGKAGPQADVVLLNAAYALLAAGDVGDLDACLEAARESVASGAALEKLDTLVEVSNALAEAA, from the coding sequence GCCATGCACGTGATGCTCTCGGGCGAGGCCGAGGCGGCGCAGATCGCGGGCCTGCTGATGGGCCTCCGCTCGCGCGGCGAGACGCTCGACGAACTCGTCGGCTTCACGAAGGTCATGCGCGAGTACGCCGTGCCCGTCGAGACCGACCTCAACCCGATCGACCTCTGCGGCACGGGCGGCGACCACTCCGGCACGTTCAACATCTCGACGGCCGCCTCCTTCGTGGCCGCCGGCGCCGGCGTGCCCGTCGCCAAGCACGGCAACAAGGGCGTGTCGTCGTCGTCCGGCTCGGCCGACGTCCTGTCCAGCCTCGGCGTCCGCGCGGACCTGGACGCCGACGGCGTGAGCCGGTGCCTCGACGAGGCCGGCATCGCGTTCCTGTTCGCCCCGCAGTTCCACCCCGCGCTCCGCCACGTCGGGCCGGTCCGCCGCGCGCTGGGCGTCCGGACGTTCTTCAACATCCTCGGGCCGCTCTGCAACCCGGCCGCCGTCAAGCGTCAACTCGTCGGCGCGTTCTCGGACGGCGTCGCGCGGATGATGGCGCAGATCCTGATGCGGCTCGGGAGCGAGCACGTCGTCGTGGTCTACGCCCACGACGGGCTCGACGAGCTCTCGACCACGAGCCCGACGACGATCTACCAGACGGGAAGCCACGCCTTCGACGGCGGCCTGCTGGAGCAGGAGGTCGTGCCCGAGCGGTTCGGCCTGGCGCGCGTGTCGGCGGCGGCGCTCCAGGGCGGGACGCCCGAGGAGAACGCCGAGATCGTCCGCGCCGTCCTCGGCGGCAAGGCCGGCCCTCAGGCCGACGTCGTCCTCCTCAACGCGGCCTACGCCCTCCTCGCCGCCGGCGACGTCGGCGACCTCGACGCCTGCCTGGAGGCGGCCCGCGAGAGCGTCGCCAGCGGCGCGGCCCTCGAAAAGCTCGACACGCTCGTCGAGGTGTCCAACGCGCTCGCCGAGGCGGCCTGA